The following DNA comes from Mucisphaera calidilacus.
GATCGGCGATCCGAGGTTCTCGTTGTCGACGTGGATGCGGCGGAAGTCGATGCCGCCGATGGCGTCGAGGAAGAAGTTGCGTCGCTGGTAGAAGTTCCACGCGAGTTGGGCGTCGATGGCGTAGGTGTTGCCCTGGAAGTCCTCCCGTGCGACGCCGAGTTCGCTCGCGTCGTATTCGGCGTACATGGCCTGGACCCGGCCGCGCAGGCGCGGGTCAAAGACCGGCAGCTCGTAGGAAGCAATCGCGGCCTGTGATCCGGGGTCGTGCAGGTCGCTGAAGATGTAATCAAAATTGAAAGAATCGTCGTTGTTGGTCAGTTGGTTGTTGAGGTAACCGACCCGGTGGCGGATCTCGCCGGTGGTCTCGGTGCCCGTGTTGGTCAGCTGGTAGTAGACCGACCACATCTTGTTCTCGTTGATGTGGTAGTCGAGCTGGGTCGTGCCCGGTTCGTCCATCTGTGACAGGGCGACGTCGACGCGTCGGCCGGGATGGCGGTTGAGGTGGAACGTGTAGCGGTCGAGTTGATCTCGGCGGAGCAGGCTCTTGGGGTTCTGTACCTCGGCGCCCTCGGGCGTGAGTTGCAGGGGCGAGTCGCGGAGGATGCGTTCGTGCTTGGGGTTGTTGACGCGCTGCGAGACGTCGAAGCGTTTGCCGGCGGCGATGGTCCGCTGTGCGGTGACCTCGGCCGTCAGGATGAGGATCCCGATCGGGTCGGATGCGCTCTGGCGCAGGTCCTCGCCGGTGATGGTGATGGTGTCGGGGTCGAAGATCGTGCGCACGCCGACGATGCCGGCTTCGTTGATCGCGAAGCGAATCTCTTCGAGGATCCAGAGCATCGCGGTGACGTGGAAGACGCGGGTGCCGTCGTAATCGCCGACTTTGAGGTCTTCGCCGAGATTCAGTTTTTCGATGGTGACGGTGACCACCTTGCCGCCGTAGTCTTCGGCAAGTGTGGGCGAGGTCCATCGGCCATCCACGAAGCCGAGCTGGAAGGGGCGTCGGTCGACCGACTCGATCGAGGGGAGCCCGGGGTTGGGACGGGCGTAGGTCGTGACCAGCTGATAGATGGTGTAGGAGGGTCCGGAGAGGTCCGCGCGTCGGGAGAAGACTTCCGGTTTGTCCTCCGAGGTTCGTGATTCCTCGCCGCCGGGCGGTGTGGCGGGCATGCGTCCGCTCGGGCCGACCACCGGTGCCGGAGCGCTCTGCCCGAGCGCCGTGCCCGTGCCCAGCAGGGCACAGGTCGCCACCATGAGGCTCAGGCGTCCGAGGCTGGCCCACCCCGGACACGGTGAAGATTGAGCTGAGTCGATTCCGTTCTTCTGGATCTTCTTCATCGAGCGATGTCCCATTTCAAAAATGAAGATGGAGGATGTCAGGCTCTCCGGCCCGTGACGCGTGAGATGCTGCCCTTCACCATGTCCTTTTCTCTCATGATGACCACAATATATAGGGGTTCAGAGTTCTGTAGCCACAAGTACTCTCTTGGAAGGTAAGACTGGGGATACAGGCTGTCAAGAAAAAACAGAGGCTTCGCGCAGCTTGGGGAAAGGTCTCGTCCGTGTACGGCCGGGAGACTAGGTGAAAACCCTGTGTTTCCCCTATTGAGCTTTGAGATGGATTGGCGGAGCGCGTCGCGAGGATTACGGGGTGTTTGTGCGTGGTTCGGAGGCGGCTGCCTGGGCCA
Coding sequences within:
- a CDS encoding ShlB/FhaC/HecB family hemolysin secretion/activation protein encodes the protein MVATCALLGTGTALGQSAPAPVVGPSGRMPATPPGGEESRTSEDKPEVFSRRADLSGPSYTIYQLVTTYARPNPGLPSIESVDRRPFQLGFVDGRWTSPTLAEDYGGKVVTVTIEKLNLGEDLKVGDYDGTRVFHVTAMLWILEEIRFAINEAGIVGVRTIFDPDTITITGEDLRQSASDPIGILILTAEVTAQRTIAAGKRFDVSQRVNNPKHERILRDSPLQLTPEGAEVQNPKSLLRRDQLDRYTFHLNRHPGRRVDVALSQMDEPGTTQLDYHINENKMWSVYYQLTNTGTETTGEIRHRVGYLNNQLTNNDDSFNFDYIFSDLHDPGSQAAIASYELPVFDPRLRGRVQAMYAEYDASELGVAREDFQGNTYAIDAQLAWNFYQRRNFFLDAIGGIDFRRIHVDNENLGSPIEATEHFLTPYIGIAAERVTDRDRLLADLRLVADFDWLDHDADTLRQLGRTQPDSEWVILRYNGYFATYLEPVFNRDAWEDPSTPESSTLAHEAVFRVNGQYGFDNRLVPQYESVVGGLYTVRGYPESIAAGDTSFIASAEYRYHVPRAFPVDRTPDRTLFGEPFRVSPQELYAQPDWDLTLKVFADVGMTYVSQKRRDIAEQDETMFGVGVGAGLLIKQNISADVDFGVALVEAQSGTPDVVEQGDSRVHFSVTVLY